One genomic region from Electrophorus electricus isolate fEleEle1 chromosome 23, fEleEle1.pri, whole genome shotgun sequence encodes:
- the tspan36 gene encoding tetraspanin 36 produces MDCRILTSKTVLLLLSCIFWAAGAALSYVGAYVINSYKHFDNFLTDKYILIPAAIIIVIAVVLFIIGLIGCCATLRESTVGLSCFLLIIVLLFAAEVTAFVFGFAYRGRGNLEKSMSDVFQKYDGQNSETRAVNYLQSQLKCCGVQNYTDWTSTPWYKSHNSSVPQSCCKENHTCTGKIDQPELLNAQGCEAKLEQLLQDVLSYAMLVILGFAIIKLFGMLSICVITCRSSKGSYQPVYSA; encoded by the exons ATGGACTGCAGGATTTTAACATCCAAGACCGTTCTTTTACTTCTCAGTTGCATATTTTGG GCTGCGGGAGCTGCTCTTAGCTATGTCGGTGCTTACGTGATAAATAGCTACAAGCACTTTGACAACTTTTTGACGGACAAATACATTCTCATCCCTGCGGccatcatcatcgtcattgCCGTGGTCTTGTTCATCATCGGGCTCATCGGCTGCTGTGCGACCCTGAGGGAGTCCACGGTTGGCTTGAGCTGT TTCCTGTTGATCATCGTGCTGCTCTTCGCTGCAGAAGTGACTGCCTTTGTGTTCGGCTTCGCCTACAGGGGCAGG GGCAACTTGGAGAAGTCAATGAGCGATGTCTTCCAGAAGTACGACGGTCAGAACTCTGAGACCCGAGCAGTGAATTATTTGCAGAGTCAA CTGAAATGTTGCGGCGTGCAGAACTACACTGACTGGACCAGTACTCCTTGGTACAAATCCCATAACAGCTCTGTGCCCCAGTCCTGCTGCAAAGAAAACCACACGTGCACCGGAAAGATTGACCAGCCAGAACTGCTGAATGCACAG GGATGTGAAGCTAAGCTGGAGCAGCTGCTCCAGGACGTGCTGAGCTATGCCATGCTGGTGATCTTGGGATTCGCCATCATAAAG TTGTTTGGCATGCTCAGCATTTGTGTGATCACCTGCAGAAGCAGCAAAGGCAGTTACCAGCCCGTTTACTCTGCCTGA